The genome window TACAGCCTAGATCTTGGACGCCCTCTGGGTGTCTGCAAAAAGGAAATAAATCATCTCAGAGGATATTCAAGGGGTGTCATGCACTCATTGTGAGTTGGCTgtaatgataaaatatatatataattatttcaagATGGTGGCTAAAAAATTCGAATTTTCATAAAATGTTCGCTTTTttcaaaataacaaaatcatggCTAGACTTTTCCTCCGCTTTTTAAAAAGGTGGTTGCCGTCAACTCTCGTTAACGATACGGCGTtaaagattaaaaattaaaaaagtattttcaAGATGGTGGCTAACATTTGTTAATAGTACTCACCCAACATTTCGTCAAAATGTGAAAACTttagcaaacttcttgaaatttatTCTTCAATTTTTCATCCTTAACGGCATATCATTAATGGAGTTGACGATAGTCACTTTATTTTAAAACGACGGAAAAACCCACgattttgttattttagaacttgagtcaatattttgtaaaatattgaaAACTTTGACCAGCACActaaaatataatctaaaatATGTAGACATTGTTTGCAAGAGCCAAGAGGTATGACTAGTAAAGAGGAGTTTAAGTTACTAAATCCCCGTAAACAGAGGGACCATCTACAAAAGAGGCAGATGTGTCAGTTTATAACAAGTGATGGGTGCAGTTACTGAGGGCTTGCGAGAAACGTTTGTCTGGGATGAGAATCTGGAAAAGGAAAAGTGGAAAATGACTCAAAGACAAGGGACTTTGAATCATTCATTATATGTATTCATCTGGCTAATTCCTGCATCATGCatgtatatataacaaattatctCTATAAATATAAGAGTGTtccattttgaaaaatttaaaaacaagaaaGGCATCAAATCGAGAGGGCGGTGGAGCTGGGAGAAAAATGTCTCCAGTGGGATTGCCTCCAGGTTTCAGATTTCATccgactgatgaagagcttgtgAATTACTATCTTAAGCGGAAAATCCATGGGCTGGAGATCGAGCTCGACATAATTCCAGAGGTCGATCTCTATAAATGTGAGCCATGGGATTTAGCAGGTTTGTAAAATTCATCATTATGAATCCCTTCTACTTCATCCAATAGGTTCTGGCATATATAATGCTTGTGTGCATGATCATTTTCACGTGAGTGTTATAATGGTATCTAGTCGTTCTGTTAGCGAATCATGTCTGATCTGATCATACAAGTGTAAAactttgtaatttaaaaattattgagtAGGAGTGGTTAAGAGTTTATCATCTGTCGTCTCAGGTCCTGAGTTCGACCCTGCCTCACCCGAGAATTTCTTAGAACATATTGATTTCTTTCTTTAAACAGCAAATAGTTAATATTTAACTGATATCGAGCTATAAGTGTTTGGAATTTTGGAAAACTTGAAACCTCTGGTACTGATTTATTTCATCTTATAACATTGATTCATGCATCATGCATGACTGAATGCAGAGAAATCATTTTTGCCTAGTAGGGACCCAGAATGGTACTTTTTCGGACCCAGGGACAGAAAATATCCAAATGGATTCAGAACAAATAGAGCAACCCGAGCAGGATACTGGAAATCCACGGGCAAAGACAGAAAGGTTTCCTCCCAGAATTATCCCATCGGAATGAAGAAGACATTGGTTTACTACAGAGGTAGGGCTCCTCAGGGTATCAGAACTGACTGGGTAATGCATGAGTATCGCCTCGACGACAAGGAGTGTGATGACAGTACCTCCGGAATTCAGGTATATTGTTAAAGATAAATCATTGTTTGCAGCATATCCTAGTGTTTAACATTGTTCCCAAGCACACGCCACTTTTTTAGCATGCACTATATTATATTTGCAATATAGAGAAGacgttttataatattttctaatttcacTTATAAACACACTACGGGGGTGTTTGGTTCATTGTTAATGAGGCCGGTTAACAGAAATCGGAACCTCAATCTCATGCATTAgtattttgattaattatttggttGTATGGAACTTGAACCCATTTAAATCATACTATTCTCACCCCCTGTGTTTCCATACAATTCTCATTCTCGTTAAACCTCATCCCCATAACCTCCATTTTCATTCTCGATTCCCACTCAACATTAATCCAAACGCCCCCTATAGATGTGCACTCCCTCCTTTGATATTGTCAAAAAATCTACATAACATTCTCATAGTAAGATCCTTCTCTTTACAAATTTTCATCTCCTCTTTTTGCATTTACTCCAAAGACATATACAAAGCAAGATAATAGAATTTGCTTTAAGATACGTGAGAAACATATTAAAGCCAGATCAAAACCAGTACTTCTATAATTACTTTCATTACCCCTTGCAAAGATGAACCAAAGCTTGTGCATGTACGTGATTAACGAGCTAGGGGATGCATGGAAGCGTGGGTGAAAAGTTTGGCCCTTGATTACgcattctaatatatatatatatatatatacatgtgtttGCGGCATGTGGAGAGTGAAGAGTAAACAAATTGCTTATTCGTTGCTTGCAAAACTGGTCTAAGATCTTTGCCTCTTTGGTATGGAAAAAGCATGGCTTATCACTTTATCTTTATCCAATGAGACAAAAGATATACTATACTCTCGTAACCTCAATATATACTGTATATCTTACCAACCCTAATGATTCTGGACCTGTACTTTATTTGTATCTTTTCCAGTTGTCCCCGAGTTTCGTTttcaactatatatagttttaattTTAGGGTTATTCGATCTGTTACACAAAATATACCAAGTTCAAGATTTATGTATCCAGTAATAAAGCTAGGATTTTAGTTcatagacaaaagaaatttccgTCGATAAAACAACTTTGTTGGCACAAGTTTGATTCAAACTTGTGCCTTCACTAGGAAGGTCTAGCTCCACAATCATGACGGCAAAACAATTTTTCTATTAAGGTTGAGCTCCATAATCGTGACGGAAAAACAATTCTTTTATTAAAGATGTAGGAGAAGGTCAGTAGGGCAAGTACCCCACTGCCTCAATGTAGCTTTGTTACACACCTACTTGACAAGAGGCACATGCAGCCTCCATTGACTGTAGCTTTATTACACATATAATTGACAAGAACTACATTTTATTTTCTCGTAGAGTTAGCGTGAACCTAAGTTTCACGTTGTCAAGATAAGTaaaaatcatatacaatatAAAGAGTCAAATAAGTCAATTAGTATGATGTCTTTTTGGAGGGAACCCCACGAACAAATTTGAGTGGATTTAGCCACAGCCGAGAGCCACGGACAATATCAGCATAATTTTATTtgcggtttttctatggtgtgtagaggtggcaatcgtttcgtttcgtatactttcgtttcgtgtattttcgtgtttcgtgtactcgaaggtgaaacccgtatccacccgttattaatttcgtgtacctaatttgaaacccgtatccgtttcgaatcgtttcgtgtatatttcgtgtacttttcgtgtatattatatatatatatatatatatatatatatatatatatatatattttaatcaaaaaatggatttaatatatattttcctttataaatttgttaaatgtgaataatatatattatacttatatacaattctttataaatttgttaatgtatctacaatatatatccacacatacatataaatatatactttatactcaattatatatttaatatatcattacatatatataatatatataatctacaaatataaAACGGTTAAACATGccctttgaaaaaaataaaagtttacaAGCGAAACCgatgaaaattattttgaaaatgctTGTGACATTTTacagaaaataaaattctagaacaaaattagaaaattaattctagtGTAAAATCATTTGCAAAACAACAGGAAAAGTATAAACTTGAAAGAAGTAATAAAACAACTCAGAAATAAAGGACAACTACAAAGAGCAGAACAGGGGGACAAGATAAAGCAGAACAGGGGACAAATTGGGAGATAAACATGATTGAAAACTGTCCCTAATATGGCGCATGATTCATAAAGAccgttataatttttttatacggTATAAAGATAAGTATAGGAATAAGCAAGCATAATATACACAATTCAGGAAAAAAAGATAGTCGTTAGATTAGAAGAAAATGGACGGACCAGATGgaggactccaatactccaaataATGTTGGTCTCCACTGAACttaagcctatatatatatatatatatatatatatatatatatatatatatatatatatatatatatatatatatatatatatatatatatatatatatatatatatatattttaatcaaaaaatggatttaatatatattttcctttataaatttgttaaatgtgaataatatatattatacttatatacaattctttataaatttgttaatgtatctacaatatatatccacacatacatataaatatatactttatactcaattatatatttaatatatcattacatatatataatatatataatctacaaatatttcgtgtactttcgtgtttcgtgtatcgaaaattaaaacctgtatccatttttttcgtgtcgtttcgtttcgtgttagcgtgttacgtgtcaaattgccaggcctaatggtgtgctcatgggcacacaatgagcacacaataagcactaaCTTCTATgagtttgatatatttttattggtcatctAATCATAAATAAGGATGGTCCCCCTGTATTTGCATCAAGTCCACCAATTAAAATTCACCAAACTCATCAAGTTTAAGTTTAGTGTATtatgtgtgctcatgggcacacactagaaagaccttTTTATTTGAACTACGGTTGGAGGTCTTCAACGACGTGTACAGCGGCGGATGGGATAGCATAGCACCAGGAGCTTACATTCTTACTGAAGATTGGACAATATATATGCTCCCCCTCCCTGTCCCCCTCTCGATGTGTGTGCAACAAGCTAAAACCCAGATGCAAAAAGTTTTAGCGAGCATGTCTTGAACTTTCTTCGTTTCTCCAGGCAGATGTTGAGGAGAGACAAAGTTGAATAAACATTTTCATAATAAAGTCTCATGAGTTTTCAGTGCATTTATCTCCATTTCTGTGAAAAGGCAAAGTTTGTGGTCCAATTTGACCCTGCATTTCTTCCATTTGTAATCACTGCTCAGTTATAACATTTCTTAAGGCTAGTTATATGTCTTCTTACTCTCTTCCATCATATTCTACAGATAACCTAATCTGTTAACTTGCAGGACTCATATGCATTGTGTCGTGTCTTCAAGAAAAATGGTATATGCGGATCAGAACTGGAAGATCAAGGCCAACTAAACATGGTACTGACAGAAGAAATTCCGCAGGGCATCCTGACAGAGTACGAAACAGGGTCACCCTCGAACATTCTTCCCTCAGCGCCGAGTGCATGCATTGAAGACGAAGATAAAGATGATTCATGGATGCAGTTCATCAAAGATGATGCATGGTGTTCTTTCAACACTCCCATCCTGGGAGAAGAGACTTCACAGGTTACAGACGCTAATTAACTAAATAACCAATTTGTTTAAGTATGGGCTGTTGATATGTGATTTGGTATAACATCATCAATAAACACCCTCATGCAAAAGCGcataaaaacatgaaaaacaattttaaacTTGTGTCTGCTTTGTATACTTGAATTCTCTTTGTGCCTAGTTTCTTTGTGCATTGTGGATAGGGTGTTCCTGGATTGTAAAGCTTTTTTAACTCTTTAATGGATTTACATTGgtgtaatttttgaataaagggCATGCATTTGTTATGCAAGGTCCCCTACATTCTAGTTTCTGCTGTTTTTTGAATCAATGGtcctaaaattattatttgttttacaACTTATCTCTCACACCTGGTGTTGGTAGTCTTGGCACCTATGCTCATGGCATCCCTGCAGTACAAGAAGTCTAAAACTACAGCTGTTGCCATGAATCAACTTTCCGAGAAATTCGGCGGACGTGACTACTACATTGAGTTCCTGGTCTTATGTCTTTCTCATAAACAATCATCTTAAAAGGCAACAAAATTTTGAAGAGCCTCGGTCCAAACCAAACTAAAAATGTAATTGCAGACCTCAGACATGTCAGTGCAGAGTGCTATTAATCCCTCCAGTTTATCACCCCCTTTTATAATCAAAGTCACTTGGAAGTTATCAAGTGCTGAAATTCCCTGCTTCCTTCCCACCTATCTTCCACAGCTCAAAACTATCAGCCCTTAGCATAAATGAACTGGCATTTCGATGGCCACCACCTCCATATTTCTGAAAAACAATCACAGATGAAATTAACATGTTTACTAATATCTACTTGTTAAACAAGTTTACAACCACCTTACCTGGGATATGGGTGTTGTATCTTCATTCTCAATGCTCCTAAGGCTTATTTTTAACATCTGGTCATTTTTCAGCTCAGGCACTCCATAAACAACAGCTCCAATGCCCCTACAAGTATCacaacatataattatataactgTATTCTTATTGCATTAAACTGGTACAGACTTTAATACTTTAAAGAACAGCTGCCATTTCCTGACTTTAATTCTTAATAAAAAGCGTCGTGCAGATAAGAACAGAATATCAAGACATACAGGAAAAACAGATTAAAAATATCTCCTAATAAAAAAAAGTTCTCAATATgaccaattttaatttatttcagaGAACTGtaaaatttaacttttataCGTAGGCTATACATGCTGTCTGGGCATTTTAGCATGATTAtcattcattccattccattccacaATTTaaactaatgttgtgtttgggtGGGGAGAATGgatattaatttgtaaatataaatgaacATAATAGAGGTAGGAGGGAAGTTTCCAAAAAAATTGAGCGAGcgcaaaattgttatgatgagatttgagaagaaattgagtatATGTgggaatggagcattccttccaaaattGGGGGTGTAATCTCTAGTATAGagtgtaaggaatggaatggaggtaGGAATGAAATTGATAAACAATTGTCTGTAACatagttcaaatctcattccATGTCTTCCAAAatcattcatcccaaccaaacacaacataaagcTCGCTCCTACTAGTGTAGAAATGAATGACCAATCCTTCTCTCCTCATACAGGTACATCATCCCCAAACATAATAAGTAAAGTACATTTTCATCTCTCACATGTTCTATCCAtattaaatcatttttacaCTTTTCATGCCATTCAGCTCAAACCAAATTGGAGCCAAACCAAATAAGTGCCCACTGGTACTCTTCATAAAGAGAAAGCTATTAACTAGTAACTACTTCATACTATCATCCGCTTGTAACCCTATGAATTTGCAAGCTGAAAGAGATTTGTCTCTTAGGTTGTCAGTTGGTGTTAAAGGATTTTAGCAGCTTTTACAGCATCAtccctaaaaaataaaaataaaattgtccTGCAACTGTCCCACTGCTTCAATCAGTAGATCCAAAAGCCAGATTCTGATAGAAAACAACCCTTCACTTTATTCAGAAAATAAGTCCCAATTTGACTTTAAAAGTCGAACAGCATAATATATCTAAAggtgatataaatttattaatatcagttgggaaaaaatatatttaactgtATAGTTCCTCAAGTTGCCGACAAAATCACCAAAATAGATGCTTAGTTtcaaacaaattacaaattatcatAATTTAGAAATTCTAATATGCTGTTGTTTGAGTTCCAAGGCTAGAGTACAGTATACCTTATCCAGAAAGTACTATTTCCGTAAGGAGCAAGTAGTTTCAAATCTGCACATAGTTTACCACTGATTACCTATAGCATTCCATTATGTGATCTGTTAACACCATTgtcatcattttatataaatcaatttaattatagtCCTTTGTCATTCATTCACCTAAGGAAGTAAGAATAAACATTCACTATAATACTAGTTGCAGATGGCACCATTATCTCTCGAGAAGCACATATGCAGTACAAGGTTCTAAGGCCCGTAATGTCTCACCCAAGGATATTTCTAGTTAAAAAGGAACTGATGCAAAGAGGCAAATGATTTTTGCTCGTATATTGGAGTACAACCTATCCTAACCTTCCTAGTCCGTCCACAGCCTAATTATTTTCCTAATAGTAAAATGAGAATTCAGAAGTCAGAGTACGAAGATTCGGATAACATTTAAAAAGATGCGAGAACACTTATGCATAGGCTCCAGGCAGAAATTTCATATTATTTCATCACACGCACTTTTACTTTTGAGGTTGAGAGGGACAGAGATTGAATACATCTTAGGAAAGTTTAAGGGCCTTGAACAGACTTAAAAGGTCAATCTTTAATACCAAGCTTGCAAAATTTAAGGCTTGTGGAgtagatttttatttaaaagagatTCACTACATAGAAACTGTATTGAAGGAGTTAATAGATTGTCATAATGAAAGTTCTGTTTTAACTTGAACTACTGAATTTATTAGTTATCCCAGAAAGGAACTATAATAATGTTATAATGAAACTATGATACGATACCAAACACCTTATTTCATTTTGCACTAAAGTACAAAACATATATTGAGTGGAAAGTTTCCGAAGGAATCATAGTCTTACTTACTAGAAGCCCGAAATTCAATTCCCAATTAAGCCTGTCCATCAGctcctatattttattttggccTGAAGGAATTACAATTACATATGAGTAGCTGGAAGAACTAACAATTCTATCTTTATTGTGATGAAATTCCACAGAAAGGCAGCTAATATGACTAATAGTAATAAGGCTTCAGCTTTATTGACAATTTCAGGTgtagtaaataatttatatgctCCAGCCGCCTAAGTCTATAGATATTTACCCATGGCATACTCACTTTTACCCCTCTTCATTTCTCACTCATCCAAGTTTCTGTTTCACCTTCATCAATACAAGAAAGACTACATAGATCTAGGAAACTGTTCGATATTACCCATTAcggtttttattttagtttatacaATACAAACTCCTCGGTGACCCAGTTTGCAGACAAACGACCCTGCATCTTTTTTTGCAATTACAAGTGAGAATAATATATGCACGGAATAGATTTTTAGTCGACCTTTGAAATGATAAAACCATTCCGAATTCATCTTTCTAAGAAGAACTAACAGATACATCAGCACTTCGTAAAAGATACTGAAACTAGATATCCAAACTTATAATTAAGGAACCCAAGATGTTTCTATGATGTGATACAAAATTAATACAGTATACAAACCTCAAGTTCATTCTGCAGCTTTTATTAGCAAGCTGGTGTCCAAGTTCACTCCTCAACTCAGTAACAGAATCAGCATTGGCAGCCTGCAATAATTAGATATTCTTTTTTCATTTTGGACAATCAATAGATAGTTCAGCCTTTCCAAGCCCATGTAACAGTAAATTATAATGAACCAATAATACATCAACTTTCTCACAAAATTAATCCATCGTACTCGTGTCTAGCATGGTGTAGATGTCAACCCATATATTTGTTGTTGGTTTTGTCT of Daucus carota subsp. sativus chromosome 3, DH1 v3.0, whole genome shotgun sequence contains these proteins:
- the LOC108214988 gene encoding NAC domain-containing protein 54; protein product: MSPVGLPPGFRFHPTDEELVNYYLKRKIHGLEIELDIIPEVDLYKCEPWDLAEKSFLPSRDPEWYFFGPRDRKYPNGFRTNRATRAGYWKSTGKDRKVSSQNYPIGMKKTLVYYRGRAPQGIRTDWVMHEYRLDDKECDDSTSGIQDSYALCRVFKKNGICGSELEDQGQLNMVLTEEIPQGILTEYETGSPSNILPSAPSACIEDEDKDDSWMQFIKDDAWCSFNTPILGEETSQVTDAN